The following coding sequences are from one Yoonia sp. GPGPB17 window:
- a CDS encoding TRAP transporter large permease, translating into MSQEYIALFMFASMMLMLFTGQRVFGAIGAIAAIAALALWGTGGQDIPFSAAMKLMKWYPLLTLPMFIFMGYVLSESRLADDLYRMFHVWFGNVSGGLAMGTIGLMVLVSAMNGLSVAGMAIGATIALPELLRRGYDKLMVTGVIQAGSSLGILVPPSVVLVLYAMIARQPVGQLWLAGIVPGLMMAAMFIAYIWIRCRLNPALGPVATDLEEVTPQEKRRLLWSGVLPLAIFAAMMVPFVNGWTSLVESSAIGALTALAASILKRRMTWAVFHTCTKQTLGISCMFMWIILAALGFGAVFDGLGAVSAIDNLFTDQLGLSPWMILILMQLSFILMGTFLDDTAMLVIVAPLYVPLVGALGFDLIWYGVLYTITTQIAYMTPPFGYNLFLMRAMAPPEVTLRDIYRSIIPFVGVMVLALTIIMVFPELALWLPNYVYGK; encoded by the coding sequence ATGAGCCAGGAATACATCGCTCTTTTTATGTTTGCGTCCATGATGCTCATGCTGTTCACCGGACAGCGGGTCTTTGGAGCTATTGGTGCGATAGCCGCAATTGCAGCGCTGGCGCTGTGGGGGACCGGCGGTCAGGATATCCCGTTTTCCGCGGCAATGAAGCTGATGAAGTGGTACCCGCTTCTGACCCTGCCCATGTTCATCTTCATGGGCTACGTATTGTCCGAGAGCCGCCTGGCCGACGACCTCTACCGAATGTTTCATGTGTGGTTCGGCAACGTCTCGGGTGGGCTGGCAATGGGAACCATCGGTCTCATGGTACTGGTTTCCGCTATGAATGGGCTAAGCGTAGCGGGCATGGCCATCGGTGCGACGATTGCGCTTCCCGAGCTATTACGGCGTGGCTATGACAAGCTGATGGTCACAGGTGTGATCCAGGCGGGGTCGAGCCTTGGTATTCTTGTGCCACCATCGGTGGTGCTGGTGCTTTATGCGATGATCGCACGCCAACCGGTGGGGCAGCTTTGGCTCGCCGGGATCGTCCCGGGTCTGATGATGGCAGCGATGTTCATTGCATACATTTGGATCCGGTGCCGACTGAACCCGGCACTAGGGCCTGTCGCAACCGATCTTGAGGAGGTAACGCCGCAGGAGAAGCGCCGCTTGCTCTGGTCGGGCGTGTTGCCGCTGGCGATTTTTGCCGCGATGATGGTACCCTTTGTCAACGGTTGGACCTCGCTTGTCGAAAGCTCGGCCATCGGCGCTCTGACCGCGCTGGCAGCGTCCATCCTCAAGCGGCGCATGACCTGGGCGGTGTTTCACACCTGCACCAAGCAAACACTGGGTATCTCTTGCATGTTCATGTGGATCATTCTGGCCGCTTTGGGCTTCGGGGCTGTGTTTGACGGCCTGGGTGCTGTGTCGGCAATCGACAATCTCTTCACCGATCAGCTTGGGCTTTCTCCCTGGATGATCCTCATCTTGATGCAGCTCAGCTTCATCTTGATGGGGACATTCTTGGATGACACGGCGATGCTTGTCATTGTAGCGCCGCTTTATGTGCCACTGGTCGGAGCACTTGGGTTCGATCTCATCTGGTACGGGGTGCTATATACGATCACTACCCAGATCGCATATATGACGCCGCCCTTCGGTTATAACCTCTTCCTGATGCGCGCTATGGCCCCGCCTGAGGTCACGCTGCGCGATATCTACCGCTCAATCATACCTTTCGTCGGCGTAATGGTCTTGGCGCTTACGATAATCATGGTCTTCCCAGAACTAGCGCTGTGGCTGCCCAACTATGTCTACGGAAAATAA